Proteins from one Verrucomicrobiota bacterium genomic window:
- a CDS encoding acyltransferase yields the protein MPTKTSADIIAPIAQSMPFKSRNIQIDALRGIAILSVILLHYSVWLPLGFLGLPTEVVSPFIHNGYYGVIIFFVISGYLITSRVLENGIQNFSARRFYLMRFGRIFPCLLLMVCVVSALTLLKPESIGFDPHKHRLPNLLAYAFTFRANRYVLENGSAGLAWDILWSLSVEEVFYLVLPFVVKIFRDQRLCSVLLITVAVIGPIHRCTTRSPYDYAGCFDLIAIGCLTAMLAHTFGPLKSHAARSNLCWLGAGLILWSYAFRNVVDNRVLGPSLVGIGSSLFILGSVPSDKHHNLLQQVLAKLGSLSYELYLFHMPLLYLTLHCARQLSMYPTSSQAGTWLFLLWSGLLAGLAQLISRFYSEPLNRLIRRMLIARLGAAESRSDAIAGAGGFPMASATEGHSTANTADLVAGTAHLVP from the coding sequence ATGCCGACCAAAACCTCCGCCGACATCATCGCCCCGATAGCTCAATCCATGCCGTTCAAATCGAGGAACATCCAGATCGACGCTTTGCGAGGGATCGCAATCCTAAGCGTCATCCTCCTGCATTACTCTGTCTGGTTGCCTCTCGGCTTCCTTGGACTTCCCACTGAGGTTGTCTCCCCTTTTATTCACAACGGGTACTACGGCGTCATCATCTTTTTCGTCATTTCAGGCTACCTGATCACCTCAAGGGTACTTGAGAATGGGATCCAGAATTTTTCGGCCCGCCGCTTCTACCTGATGCGATTCGGGCGCATCTTCCCCTGTCTCCTGTTGATGGTGTGCGTGGTGAGCGCCCTGACCCTGCTGAAGCCCGAGTCAATCGGCTTTGACCCCCACAAGCATCGCCTGCCCAACTTGTTAGCGTATGCATTTACCTTTCGAGCAAACCGTTACGTTCTGGAAAACGGAAGCGCCGGTCTGGCCTGGGACATTCTCTGGTCGCTGTCAGTCGAAGAGGTCTTTTACCTCGTACTCCCGTTCGTGGTTAAAATTTTCCGCGACCAGCGGCTCTGCAGCGTCCTGCTGATTACCGTGGCCGTGATCGGGCCGATCCATCGGTGCACCACGCGCAGCCCGTACGATTACGCCGGTTGCTTTGACCTGATCGCGATCGGCTGCCTGACCGCAATGCTTGCGCACACGTTCGGCCCGCTGAAAAGCCATGCGGCTCGATCCAATCTGTGCTGGTTAGGTGCAGGCCTGATCCTGTGGTCCTACGCATTTCGCAATGTCGTTGATAACCGCGTGCTCGGTCCGTCGCTGGTGGGGATCGGAAGCTCGCTTTTTATTCTCGGAAGCGTCCCGTCAGACAAACACCACAACCTTCTCCAGCAGGTTCTCGCGAAGCTCGGTTCACTCAGCTATGAGCTTTACCTGTTCCACATGCCCCTTCTTTACCTGACGCTGCATTGCGCACGGCAGTTGTCAATGTACCCCACGAGTTCGCAGGCGGGCACCTGGCTGTTCCTGCTATGGTCAGGCCTGCTCGCCGGCCTGGCCCAATTGATTTCGCGGTTTTACTCTGAACCGCTTAACCGCTTAATCCGAAGAATGTTAATTGCCCGGCTTGGCGCCGCAGAATCCCGGTCCGATGCCATCGCCGGTGCCGGTGGGTTCCCCATGGCTTCTGCCACTGAAGGCCATTCAACGGCCAATACTGCAGATCTCGTCGCCGGTACCGCCCATCTCGTGCCATGA
- a CDS encoding acyltransferase → MNRSSSSAKSGIHFLFLDDLRGLAVISVFLGHIVWEYFLLTGRSFKHPWVVPAELCVSFPVYLKSLLTGLVLYPFTLGWIGVPVFFVISGFCIHLSFKKTTVNPFTSFYIRRFFRIYPPYLFALLLFALVFPATRLAFTKLNQWAQLVTHLLLVHNYISWCIWGINGNFWSIAVEVQLYAIFPALLLVTRRWGWRKALLLTGLIELTCQVITIFHQARFGALPIPLCMSPLFYWFSWSIGAGLAQAYLDGRALTLVRRIPTSLWLILGMATADLPAHALSFTFFALFAANLLWRMLHPGRIDPEKKNVLSRHIQTAGLWSYSIYLIHHPILKSVLNAYLAAFPHLESRPLLYFVAGATSWIIIFPVSGLIYRFVETPSISVGKSVLAAWTSRQDRLSLDESCPGATHGSASRPVQPVDVADAN, encoded by the coding sequence ATGAACCGTTCGTCATCCTCTGCGAAATCCGGAATTCACTTTCTTTTCCTTGACGATCTTCGCGGCCTCGCCGTCATCTCAGTCTTTCTCGGACACATCGTTTGGGAGTACTTTTTGCTCACCGGCCGATCCTTCAAGCATCCGTGGGTGGTGCCGGCTGAGCTATGCGTTTCCTTTCCGGTTTATCTCAAGTCCTTGCTTACCGGGCTTGTCCTATACCCATTCACCCTCGGTTGGATCGGCGTGCCGGTATTTTTTGTCATCAGTGGATTCTGCATCCACCTTAGCTTCAAGAAGACCACCGTTAACCCATTTACGAGTTTCTACATACGACGGTTCTTCCGGATCTATCCACCGTATCTGTTTGCCCTGCTCCTATTCGCTCTCGTGTTTCCTGCCACCAGGCTGGCTTTCACCAAGCTCAATCAATGGGCGCAGCTTGTCACCCACCTCTTACTCGTCCATAACTACATCTCCTGGTGTATCTGGGGAATAAACGGAAACTTTTGGAGCATCGCCGTGGAAGTGCAGCTCTACGCCATTTTTCCTGCCCTTCTGCTCGTAACGAGGCGTTGGGGGTGGAGGAAAGCCCTGCTGCTCACCGGTTTGATCGAGCTGACGTGCCAGGTGATCACGATTTTCCATCAGGCCCGCTTCGGTGCGCTTCCGATTCCCCTCTGCATGTCCCCTCTGTTCTACTGGTTCAGCTGGTCGATCGGGGCAGGGCTTGCTCAAGCTTACCTGGACGGTCGAGCTTTAACGCTGGTCCGGCGGATCCCGACTAGTCTGTGGCTGATCTTGGGTATGGCGACCGCGGACCTCCCGGCGCATGCCCTTTCATTTACCTTTTTCGCCCTTTTTGCAGCCAATCTGCTCTGGCGCATGCTCCACCCCGGGCGGATCGATCCGGAAAAAAAGAATGTTCTAAGCCGGCATATTCAAACGGCGGGTCTCTGGAGCTACAGCATCTACCTGATACATCATCCGATCCTAAAATCTGTGTTGAACGCCTACCTGGCGGCTTTTCCCCATCTTGAGAGCCGGCCCCTGCTGTACTTTGTAGCCGGGGCTACCAGTTGGATCATTATTTTCCCGGTTAGCGGTCTGATCTATCGCTTTGTCGAGACCCCGAGTATCTCGGTCGGGAAGTCTGTTTTGGCGGCATGGACGAGCCGCCAGGACCGTCTGTCGCTCGATGAGTCGTGTCCGGGAGCCACGCACGGCTCAGCGTCCCGGCCGGTGCAACCGGTTGATGTCGCCGACGCAAATTGA
- a CDS encoding glycosyltransferase family 4 protein, with amino-acid sequence MQRLQIAYAMINTNRRDGSARALCEVAERLSQRHEVHLFARTVADLDLSHIRWHRMPGPGWPAVADFLSYHLLADFKIRAGDFDIIHSIGNNAMASNVITIQNIQPAKRPFLTVAGTQASLARRLTRWLFLNVTSAVEGRVYSNRARHNRPIPLFLPVSQGVDRELRTHYAIGSAPVRIIPNAADTDVFKPLAPEEKARWRHANGLREKDTVLAFAGGEWARKGLEFAIEALARIPRPEVKLLVLGQDAEASRFNELARRLGVGDRIVFGGFRRDVAEGLGASDVFLFPSRYEAFSLATIEAAACGLPIVATRINGAEDFITAGHNGFFIEHNPEQIARTLLPLLTSPELRQEMGRAARRRVEEHYTWDRVADLTETAYFEYLGLTTGKGAEQLETLAFHG; translated from the coding sequence ATGCAACGTCTGCAAATCGCGTATGCAATGATCAACACCAATCGGCGCGATGGCAGCGCCCGCGCGCTCTGCGAGGTGGCGGAGCGCCTGTCGCAAAGGCATGAGGTGCACCTCTTTGCCCGGACCGTGGCGGATTTGGATTTGAGCCATATCCGCTGGCACCGGATGCCCGGGCCGGGTTGGCCCGCGGTCGCTGACTTTCTAAGTTACCACCTTCTGGCTGACTTTAAAATCAGGGCCGGCGACTTCGACATCATCCACTCCATCGGCAATAACGCGATGGCGTCGAATGTCATAACGATCCAGAATATCCAACCGGCCAAACGCCCGTTCCTAACTGTCGCAGGAACCCAGGCCAGCCTCGCGCGCCGGCTGACCCGCTGGCTTTTTCTTAACGTTACCTCGGCGGTGGAAGGTAGAGTTTATTCAAATCGGGCCAGGCACAACCGGCCGATCCCTTTGTTCCTGCCCGTATCGCAGGGCGTGGACCGCGAACTCAGGACCCATTACGCCATCGGTTCTGCGCCGGTGCGCATCATCCCCAATGCGGCCGACACGGATGTCTTCAAACCGCTTGCCCCGGAAGAAAAGGCGCGGTGGCGACACGCCAACGGCCTCCGCGAGAAGGATACCGTGCTGGCTTTTGCGGGCGGGGAGTGGGCCCGCAAAGGCCTCGAGTTCGCCATCGAAGCGCTGGCCCGGATCCCGCGACCCGAAGTGAAGCTGCTCGTTCTCGGGCAGGATGCTGAGGCCTCGCGTTTTAACGAACTGGCCCGCCGTTTGGGTGTAGGGGATCGAATCGTCTTTGGGGGCTTCCGGCGCGACGTCGCCGAGGGGCTCGGCGCGAGCGACGTGTTCCTTTTTCCGAGCCGGTACGAAGCCTTCAGCCTCGCCACGATCGAAGCCGCCGCTTGCGGGCTGCCTATCGTTGCTACGCGAATCAACGGGGCCGAGGACTTCATCACCGCGGGTCACAATGGGTTCTTCATTGAACACAACCCGGAACAAATCGCCCGGACCCTTCTACCCCTGCTGACCTCGCCCGAATTGCGCCAGGAAATGGGCCGGGCCGCCCGCCGGCGCGTCGAGGAGCATTACACCTGGGACCGCGTGGCGGACCTCACTGAAACCGCCTATTTTGAATATTTGGGGCTGACGACCGGCAAAGGGGCGGAACAGTTAGAAACGCTGGCTTTTCATGGCTAA
- a CDS encoding glycosyltransferase family 4 protein — protein sequence MANHFTPAFRRLIEIGMRGDASFGGADRYFWGLHNAIRRRETDFTATAYHFEEIERMPDENNGRVPLGSTRLPLHSRLKILRDGVLRELRTGSCGNRTPSARGQPLHPGTVIASHFALHALPLLPELSRAAHVVHFHGPWAQESNVEGQPWIHVTAKKAIENLVYGSARAFVTLSEAFRKLLIDAYKVPPHKVHVIPGGVDVERFRPGNRCAARAALGWPQDRPLLVCVRRLNSRMGLESLIRGFSRIAPRYPQAQLIIGGKGPLRLRLDALIGSLGLQEQVRLAGYIPESQLPAVYQAASATIVPSERLEGFGLTTVESLACGTPVLVTPVGGLPEIIRPLARPCVFAGTGEEPIAHGLDAFLAGKYPVPDTKTCRRYAVERFDWDRIAGQVLDVYRNAAYVSRDPASNSRLSRLP from the coding sequence ATGGCTAACCACTTCACCCCGGCATTCCGGCGCCTCATCGAGATCGGTATGCGCGGCGACGCGAGCTTCGGAGGCGCGGATCGCTACTTCTGGGGACTGCATAACGCAATCCGGCGCCGGGAGACGGATTTTACCGCAACGGCGTATCATTTTGAGGAAATCGAACGCATGCCGGATGAGAATAACGGCCGCGTGCCGTTGGGATCGACCCGCCTCCCTTTGCACTCCAGGCTGAAGATATTGCGTGACGGCGTTCTCCGGGAACTCAGAACCGGGAGTTGCGGCAACCGGACGCCATCCGCTCGAGGCCAACCTCTTCACCCCGGCACCGTCATCGCCTCCCATTTTGCCCTGCACGCGCTGCCCCTTTTACCGGAATTGAGCCGGGCTGCTCACGTGGTGCATTTTCATGGTCCTTGGGCGCAGGAGTCCAACGTTGAAGGTCAACCTTGGATACATGTAACCGCCAAGAAAGCCATTGAGAACCTCGTGTACGGCAGTGCCCGGGCGTTCGTTACCCTTTCAGAGGCATTCCGCAAACTCCTTATCGACGCCTACAAGGTGCCCCCTCATAAGGTTCACGTTATTCCGGGCGGGGTGGACGTCGAGCGCTTTCGCCCGGGGAATCGATGCGCCGCGCGCGCCGCGCTGGGCTGGCCGCAAGATCGGCCGCTTCTGGTCTGCGTCCGGCGGCTCAACTCCCGGATGGGGCTGGAGAGCCTGATCCGGGGTTTCTCCCGGATCGCGCCCCGGTATCCTCAGGCGCAGCTGATCATCGGCGGCAAAGGCCCGCTCCGGCTCCGGCTGGACGCGTTGATTGGCTCGCTCGGTCTGCAGGAGCAGGTCCGCCTGGCCGGGTACATTCCCGAATCACAGCTACCGGCGGTATACCAGGCCGCTTCCGCGACCATCGTGCCCAGCGAACGCCTGGAGGGTTTCGGATTAACCACCGTCGAGTCGCTGGCCTGCGGAACGCCGGTGCTGGTTACACCGGTTGGCGGCCTCCCGGAAATCATCCGGCCTCTCGCTCGGCCATGCGTGTTCGCCGGTACCGGTGAGGAGCCGATTGCCCATGGGCTGGACGCCTTTCTGGCAGGAAAATACCCCGTCCCGGATACAAAAACCTGCCGGCGCTACGCCGTCGAACGTTTCGATTGGGACCGCATCGCCGGCCAGGTCCTCGATGTATACCGGAACGCGGCGTACGTAAGCCGCGACCCGGCAAGCAACAGCCGGTTATCCCGGCTCCCGTAA
- a CDS encoding UbiA family prenyltransferase encodes MAGTISQSSASEEPVDLTSAPLCVDLDGTLCRTDTLIESCLRWVLKRPTNVFLILAALVKGRACLKERLAQENLPNIALLPYNHALIDWLRTEKSSGRKLVLATAANAAIAEEVARHVGCFDMVIASNATRNLKGSAKVDELNKRFSASGFDYVGDSTADIPVWAQARRAYAVNPQKHVLRAVPKLATVNVKRLSLFRSLLRACRPHQWAKNILLFVPLIAAHRIFDFRTDLAVAVSFIAFCLVASSVYLTNDIVDLENDRAHPKKKHRPIANGDLPIGKALGASIALLAGGLALSASVSPGFFLCLFAYYGITFAYSHYLKRKLIVDVICLALLYSARVLAGGITAHIVLSHWLLAFSMFLFTSLAFVKRYTEINAMGKSMAGNSGRAYCPTDLLIIAMLGVSSGILSTLILVLYVSSPEVQALYRSPQLLLIACPILLYWFARLWILTGRNDVHHDPIVFALRDARSYVVALLLAAVLVFATVF; translated from the coding sequence ATGGCTGGAACCATCTCGCAATCGTCTGCATCGGAGGAACCGGTGGATCTCACGTCCGCCCCTCTGTGCGTGGATCTGGACGGCACGCTATGCCGGACCGACACCCTCATCGAATCATGTTTGCGGTGGGTGTTGAAACGGCCGACCAACGTTTTTCTGATCCTGGCGGCGCTGGTCAAGGGACGGGCCTGCCTCAAGGAGCGCTTGGCGCAGGAGAACCTGCCGAATATCGCGCTGTTGCCCTATAACCACGCCCTCATCGACTGGCTGCGGACAGAAAAGTCGAGCGGGCGCAAGCTTGTTCTTGCCACTGCCGCGAACGCTGCCATCGCGGAAGAGGTTGCCCGCCACGTCGGCTGTTTCGACATGGTCATCGCCAGCAACGCCACCCGGAACCTCAAAGGCAGCGCCAAGGTTGACGAGTTAAACAAACGATTCTCAGCATCCGGGTTTGACTACGTTGGAGATTCTACCGCTGACATCCCCGTCTGGGCACAGGCGCGGCGCGCCTACGCGGTCAACCCGCAGAAACACGTCTTGCGGGCGGTCCCGAAGCTTGCAACGGTAAACGTCAAAAGACTTTCACTGTTTCGAAGCCTGTTGAGGGCTTGCCGGCCGCACCAATGGGCCAAAAACATCCTGCTTTTTGTCCCGTTGATCGCGGCACACCGGATATTCGATTTCCGTACAGACCTGGCCGTCGCCGTCTCATTCATCGCGTTTTGCCTGGTTGCGTCCAGTGTCTATCTCACCAACGACATCGTCGACCTTGAGAACGATCGTGCGCACCCGAAAAAGAAGCATCGTCCGATCGCCAACGGCGACCTGCCCATCGGAAAGGCGCTCGGCGCTTCCATAGCTCTCCTGGCCGGGGGGTTGGCCCTGTCTGCATCGGTCTCACCCGGCTTCTTTCTCTGCCTTTTCGCCTACTACGGCATCACGTTTGCCTATTCACATTACCTGAAACGCAAGTTGATCGTCGACGTGATCTGCCTCGCCCTGCTCTATAGTGCACGCGTGCTGGCCGGAGGAATCACCGCACACATCGTCTTGTCGCATTGGCTGCTGGCGTTCTCAATGTTCCTATTCACAAGCCTGGCCTTCGTGAAACGGTACACGGAGATCAACGCCATGGGTAAGTCCATGGCCGGAAACTCCGGGCGGGCGTATTGCCCCACTGATCTCCTGATTATTGCGATGCTGGGCGTGTCGTCAGGAATCTTGTCGACGTTGATCCTGGTCTTGTACGTCAGTTCGCCCGAGGTCCAGGCCCTGTACAGATCTCCTCAGCTCCTTCTCATCGCCTGCCCGATTCTTCTCTATTGGTTTGCGAGACTCTGGATACTGACCGGGCGCAACGACGTGCATCATGACCCGATCGTTTTCGCCCTCAGGGACGCGCGGAGCTACGTGGTTGCCTTGCTTCTCGCTGCGGTCCTGGTCTTCGCCACGGTCTTTTAA